A window from Prosthecobacter algae encodes these proteins:
- a CDS encoding DUF1501 domain-containing protein codes for MNPYLTRRQILSRASSGFGLAALGGLMAEQALADQAVHRARKIAPKARSVIFCYMSGGVSQVDSFDPKPALEKYAGKPPPFATARTQFNNDGVIQPSHWAFKNYGQSGLPVSDLFPHMGSVADELAVVRSMTAKFSEHAQGNFFMHTGFPFVGYPSAGAWTSYGLGTESKDLPGYVVLQSGGATAPHGGVGLFGNGFLPAQHQASIIKADSSEPVRNIQPREAAMLQRQRLDFIGEMDQSFLGELGANSQVEAAIQNYEMAWRMQAAVPELCDIRGESEATKKMYGMDGPESSRTAYARQCLLARRLVERGVRFVELSCLAQNIGGGQAANPWDQHGALKSGHGKMAQQVDQPIAALIKDLKSRGLLDSTLVVWAGEFGRTPFAQGSDGRDHDPYGFSIWMAGGGIKGGTTLGETDEFGYKAVDKPQTVYDLWATVLHLMGVDHEQLTYLFSGRNVRLTDVHGHVMRDILA; via the coding sequence ATGAACCCCTACCTCACACGTCGTCAGATCCTTTCACGGGCCTCATCGGGCTTTGGGCTGGCCGCCCTGGGCGGGCTGATGGCTGAACAGGCCCTGGCCGACCAGGCGGTGCACCGGGCGCGCAAGATCGCGCCGAAGGCACGCAGCGTGATCTTTTGCTACATGAGCGGCGGGGTGTCGCAGGTGGATTCGTTTGATCCGAAACCGGCGCTGGAAAAGTATGCGGGCAAGCCGCCGCCCTTTGCCACGGCGAGGACGCAGTTTAACAATGACGGGGTGATCCAGCCTTCGCACTGGGCTTTTAAAAACTACGGGCAGAGTGGGCTGCCGGTGAGCGATCTTTTCCCCCACATGGGCAGCGTGGCGGATGAGCTGGCGGTGGTGCGCAGCATGACGGCGAAGTTTAGCGAACATGCGCAGGGGAACTTTTTCATGCACACGGGTTTCCCCTTTGTGGGCTACCCGAGCGCGGGGGCGTGGACGAGCTATGGGCTGGGCACGGAGTCGAAGGACCTTCCGGGCTATGTGGTGCTGCAAAGCGGCGGTGCGACGGCTCCGCATGGCGGGGTAGGCCTGTTTGGCAATGGCTTCCTGCCCGCGCAGCACCAGGCTTCAATTATCAAGGCGGACAGCAGCGAGCCGGTGCGCAACATCCAGCCGCGTGAGGCGGCGATGCTGCAACGGCAACGGCTGGATTTCATTGGCGAAATGGACCAGAGTTTTCTCGGGGAGCTGGGGGCCAACAGCCAGGTGGAGGCGGCGATCCAGAACTATGAGATGGCTTGGCGCATGCAGGCGGCGGTGCCGGAGCTGTGCGACATCCGCGGCGAGTCTGAGGCGACGAAAAAGATGTATGGCATGGACGGCCCTGAAAGCTCCCGCACGGCCTATGCACGGCAGTGCCTGCTGGCCCGGCGGCTGGTGGAGCGCGGGGTGCGCTTTGTGGAACTGAGCTGCCTGGCGCAGAACATCGGCGGTGGGCAGGCGGCGAATCCCTGGGACCAGCATGGGGCGCTGAAGAGCGGCCACGGCAAGATGGCGCAGCAGGTGGACCAGCCCATCGCGGCCCTGATCAAGGACCTGAAATCACGCGGTCTGCTGGACAGCACGCTGGTGGTGTGGGCGGGTGAGTTTGGGCGCACGCCCTTTGCCCAGGGCAGTGATGGCCGTGACCATGATCCGTATGGCTTCAGCATTTGGATGGCGGGTGGCGGCATCAAAGGTGGCACGACGCTGGGCGAGACGGACGAGTTCGGCTACAAGGCGGTGGACAAGCCGCAGACGGTCTATGACCTGTGGGCCACGGTGCTGCACCTGATGGGGGTGGACCATGAGCAACTGACGTACCTTTTCAGCGGGCGCAATGTGCGGCTGACGGATGTACACGGGCACGTGATGCGGGACATTCTGGCGTAA
- a CDS encoding DUF1553 domain-containing protein, translating to MKRLPWIILVACGSAAAATPEQVEFFESRIRPVLAQECYECHSEAGKQKGGLLLDSRAGWQAGGDSGAAIKPGDVASSLLLDSIKHTHDDLKMPKNGAKLDDQVIADFEKWIAEGAYDPRDKAPSAEQLAKETDWSAVLERRKQWWCFQPVKAGVLKGTEEARAVAAEIDRQLLERLKKEGLAPAAPADAATLIRRASFILTGLPPTPEEVTTFVAEFQKTPEAYERLVDRLLARPAYGERWARHWLDWVRYAESYGSEGDPRIPYAWRYRDYVIRAFNDDVRYPQMVREAIAGDLLAKPRIKDGLNESALGIGQLRMVLHGFSPTDSLDELVTFTDNQVDTVTKTFQALTVSCARCHNHKFDAISQADFYSLYGIFTSTKPAVVDVNAPGTGQAEREELVKLKQEIKRVMAAAWSQAAEKLPVKPLPPQAAKPAATKVWDLRQEPWHVDGLGVKQGVTQAGEFSVQTEGQGIIARVYPGGLFSDLISTKDRAVVMSPRFKNEGGFLWMRVAGGGGVKAKYVVQNYPRTGTVHRAKELKDEGDAKLGWHKLDLNYWKGDDLFLQVATVADMPAETKEDERSWFGITEAFVTATDEAPPGGEAGGDPREAVAAWQAGTMTDAQAELLGALLRQGKLPNDVQGVPAAAGLLARYREVEAKLPQPTRAPGVLEADSYDAALFVRGDHKQPAEKVARRFLDGINSAPYQTQGSGRLELAQSLTDAANPLTSRVMVNRLWHHVFGRGMVGTTDNFGRLGELPSHPELLDALAAHFQKSGGSLKATVKALLLTQAFQRGDKGTELAAQKDPENKLLSHWTVRRLEAEAIRDSILMLSGKMNNQMYGEPVYGKDGRRSIYVGVIRNSLEPFLNSFDMPVPSSTRGRRDVTNVPAQSLALLNDPTIINWSGNWARRALAEPNDEARVNRMFMQALGRPATKRELLASRGFVERSADFARQQRAEVAALETKQADLQRRLQAILEPVRARLAGGKPAANAADAPLPYAEWTFEEGTEDTLKRLPLKLEGSAKIADGALILDGRTALARSLPLTKSMTEKTLEAWVVLDTLDQKGGGVMTLQDRRGSVFDAIVYAERAPQEWLSGSNNHRRTQEFGGPADTEADRRPVHVAITYQGSKVTGYRDGQPYGEPYTNKETSEFMAGDAEVLLGCRHGAAGGNRMLRGRILRARLYDRALTDKEIALSRHLEGTAVTERDVLNALTEAQRQEMTRAKDELNQVMGSLTRLTENAEKTDPEKAGWESLALSIINLKEFLYLR from the coding sequence ATGAAACGACTTCCTTGGATCATTCTGGTTGCCTGCGGTTCTGCGGCAGCCGCGACGCCTGAGCAGGTGGAGTTTTTTGAATCCCGCATCCGTCCGGTGCTGGCGCAGGAGTGCTATGAATGCCACAGCGAGGCGGGCAAACAAAAGGGCGGGCTGCTGCTGGACTCACGTGCGGGCTGGCAGGCGGGCGGGGACAGCGGGGCGGCGATCAAGCCGGGGGATGTGGCGTCATCCTTGTTGTTAGACTCGATCAAGCACACGCATGATGACCTGAAGATGCCGAAGAACGGCGCGAAGCTGGATGACCAGGTGATCGCCGACTTTGAAAAGTGGATCGCGGAAGGGGCCTATGATCCACGTGACAAGGCCCCCTCTGCCGAGCAACTGGCGAAGGAGACGGACTGGAGTGCGGTGCTGGAACGGCGCAAGCAGTGGTGGTGCTTTCAGCCGGTGAAGGCGGGCGTGCTGAAGGGGACCGAAGAGGCGCGGGCCGTGGCGGCGGAGATTGACCGGCAACTTTTGGAACGGCTGAAGAAGGAGGGGCTGGCCCCGGCTGCGCCTGCGGATGCGGCGACGCTGATCCGCCGGGCGAGCTTCATCCTCACGGGGCTGCCGCCGACGCCGGAGGAGGTGACGACCTTTGTGGCGGAGTTTCAGAAGACACCCGAGGCCTATGAGAGGCTGGTCGACCGGCTGCTGGCCAGACCGGCCTATGGCGAACGCTGGGCACGGCACTGGCTGGACTGGGTGCGCTATGCGGAGAGCTATGGCAGCGAGGGGGATCCGCGCATCCCGTATGCGTGGCGTTACCGGGACTATGTGATCCGGGCCTTCAATGACGATGTGCGATATCCGCAAATGGTGCGGGAGGCCATCGCCGGGGATCTGCTGGCGAAGCCGAGGATCAAGGACGGCCTGAATGAAAGTGCGCTGGGCATCGGCCAGTTGCGCATGGTGCTGCATGGCTTTTCGCCCACGGATTCGCTGGATGAGCTGGTGACCTTCACGGACAATCAGGTGGACACGGTGACGAAGACTTTTCAGGCGCTGACGGTTTCCTGCGCACGCTGCCATAACCACAAGTTCGACGCGATCAGCCAGGCGGATTTTTATTCGCTGTATGGCATCTTCACGAGCACGAAACCGGCGGTGGTGGATGTGAATGCGCCGGGGACCGGCCAGGCTGAACGTGAGGAACTGGTGAAGCTGAAGCAGGAGATCAAAAGAGTGATGGCGGCGGCCTGGAGCCAGGCGGCAGAGAAGCTGCCCGTGAAGCCGCTGCCTCCACAGGCGGCGAAACCAGCAGCCACGAAGGTGTGGGATCTACGCCAGGAGCCGTGGCATGTGGATGGCCTGGGCGTGAAGCAGGGAGTGACTCAGGCGGGGGAATTCAGCGTGCAGACGGAGGGGCAGGGAATCATTGCCCGGGTGTATCCGGGGGGGCTTTTCAGCGACCTGATCTCGACGAAGGACCGGGCGGTGGTGATGTCGCCACGGTTCAAGAACGAAGGGGGATTTCTCTGGATGCGTGTCGCCGGTGGTGGCGGTGTGAAGGCCAAGTATGTGGTGCAGAATTATCCGCGCACGGGCACGGTGCATCGCGCCAAGGAACTCAAGGATGAAGGCGATGCGAAGCTGGGATGGCACAAGCTGGACCTCAACTACTGGAAAGGGGATGATCTATTCCTACAGGTGGCGACGGTGGCGGACATGCCTGCGGAGACGAAGGAGGATGAGCGTTCCTGGTTTGGCATCACGGAGGCCTTTGTGACCGCCACGGATGAGGCCCCACCCGGTGGCGAGGCGGGTGGAGATCCGCGCGAGGCGGTGGCTGCGTGGCAGGCCGGGACGATGACGGATGCGCAGGCGGAGCTGTTGGGCGCGCTGCTGCGCCAGGGCAAGTTGCCGAATGATGTGCAGGGCGTGCCTGCGGCGGCGGGACTGCTGGCGCGTTACCGTGAGGTGGAGGCGAAGCTGCCCCAGCCGACACGCGCCCCTGGGGTGCTGGAGGCAGACAGCTATGATGCCGCACTTTTTGTTCGCGGAGACCACAAGCAGCCTGCGGAGAAAGTGGCGCGGCGGTTTCTGGATGGCATCAATTCCGCGCCGTATCAAACCCAGGGAAGCGGGCGGCTGGAGCTGGCTCAGAGCCTGACGGATGCGGCGAATCCGCTGACCTCGCGGGTGATGGTGAATCGGCTGTGGCATCATGTGTTTGGCCGGGGGATGGTGGGGACGACGGATAACTTTGGCCGCCTGGGCGAGCTGCCCTCGCACCCGGAACTGCTGGATGCGCTGGCCGCCCACTTTCAAAAGAGCGGCGGCAGCCTGAAGGCGACGGTGAAGGCGCTGCTGCTGACGCAGGCCTTTCAGCGGGGCGACAAGGGGACGGAGCTGGCAGCGCAGAAGGACCCGGAAAACAAGCTGCTGAGCCACTGGACGGTGCGGCGGCTGGAGGCGGAGGCGATCCGTGACAGCATCCTGATGCTTTCGGGGAAAATGAATAACCAAATGTATGGTGAGCCGGTGTATGGCAAGGATGGTCGCCGCAGCATCTATGTGGGCGTGATCCGCAACAGCCTGGAGCCGTTCCTGAACTCCTTTGACATGCCGGTGCCCTCGAGCACAAGAGGACGGCGGGACGTGACGAATGTGCCTGCGCAGTCGCTGGCGCTGCTGAATGATCCGACGATCATCAACTGGAGCGGCAACTGGGCGCGGCGTGCGCTGGCGGAGCCGAATGACGAGGCGCGGGTGAATCGCATGTTCATGCAGGCGCTGGGCCGCCCGGCGACAAAGCGGGAGCTGCTGGCGAGCCGGGGCTTCGTGGAGAGATCGGCCGATTTCGCCCGGCAGCAGCGGGCGGAGGTGGCGGCGCTAGAGACGAAGCAGGCGGATTTGCAACGGAGACTCCAGGCGATCTTGGAGCCGGTGCGGGCGAGGCTTGCGGGAGGGAAACCAGCGGCGAATGCGGCCGACGCGCCGCTGCCGTATGCGGAGTGGACCTTTGAAGAAGGGACGGAAGATACGCTGAAACGGCTGCCGCTGAAGCTGGAAGGGAGCGCGAAGATCGCCGATGGGGCGCTGATCCTGGATGGACGTACGGCGCTGGCCCGCAGCCTTCCGTTAACCAAAAGCATGACCGAAAAAACTCTGGAGGCCTGGGTGGTGCTGGACACGCTGGACCAGAAGGGCGGCGGGGTGATGACGCTGCAGGACCGGCGAGGCAGTGTCTTTGACGCCATCGTTTACGCTGAGCGTGCGCCGCAGGAGTGGCTCTCTGGCAGCAACAACCACCGGCGCACGCAGGAGTTCGGCGGGCCGGCGGATACGGAGGCAGATCGCCGGCCAGTGCATGTGGCCATCACGTATCAAGGCAGCAAGGTGACGGGCTATCGCGACGGGCAGCCCTATGGGGAGCCTTACACGAACAAAGAAACCAGCGAATTCATGGCCGGGGATGCGGAGGTGCTGCTGGGCTGTCGCCATGGGGCGGCGGGGGGCAACCGGATGCTGCGCGGGCGTATCCTCCGGGCGCGGCTTTATGACCGGGCGCTGACGGATAAGGAGATCGCCCTTTCCCGCCATCTGGAAGGCACGGCGGTGACGGAGCGCGATGTGCTGAATGCGCTGACGGAGGCGCAGCGCCAGGAGATGACGCGGGCCAAGGATGAGCTGAACCAAGTGATGGGCAGCCTGACACGCCTAACCGAAAATGCCGAAAAGACCGACCCTGAAAAGGCGGGCTGGGAAAGCCTGGCTCTTTCCATCATCAACCTCAAAGAATTCCTCTACCTGCGATGA
- a CDS encoding IclR family transcriptional regulator produces the protein MKRLSDEDSAILLDDNSAAPGTERTLAILELLGRHRAGLSLTEIARDLELPVNSVFRITGTLHARGYLQRREDDKRFVLTNKLFDLSRPQVREKSLVVCALESLKWLRDESGETVQLLAGVNHKMTLLEQCISTQPIKVSGTVGLQVPMYSCAPGKAVLAHLPAAELETFFEQVTLKQFTPATLATREALEADLAKVRKRGYSLDLSEGLEGIQCVGAAILDEYRYPVAAITVMAPAFRLKRDQFEKMGRLCMQAAENITRRLLA, from the coding sequence ATGAAACGACTCTCTGACGAAGACTCTGCCATCCTGCTGGACGACAATTCCGCCGCTCCGGGGACGGAGCGTACGCTGGCGATCCTGGAGCTGCTGGGGCGGCACCGGGCGGGCCTGAGCCTGACCGAAATCGCGCGAGATCTGGAGTTGCCGGTGAACTCGGTGTTTCGCATCACGGGCACGCTGCATGCGCGGGGCTACCTGCAACGGCGCGAGGATGACAAGCGGTTCGTTTTGACGAACAAACTTTTCGATCTTTCCAGGCCGCAGGTGCGGGAAAAAAGCCTGGTGGTGTGTGCGCTGGAGTCGCTGAAATGGCTGCGCGATGAGAGCGGGGAGACGGTGCAACTGCTGGCGGGGGTGAACCACAAGATGACGCTGCTGGAGCAGTGCATCTCCACCCAGCCGATCAAGGTGAGCGGCACGGTGGGCCTGCAGGTGCCGATGTATTCCTGCGCGCCGGGCAAGGCGGTGCTGGCGCATCTGCCCGCAGCGGAACTGGAGACGTTTTTTGAGCAGGTGACGCTGAAGCAATTTACCCCGGCGACGTTGGCCACGCGGGAGGCGCTGGAGGCGGACCTGGCCAAGGTACGCAAACGTGGTTATTCCCTGGACCTGTCGGAAGGGCTGGAGGGCATCCAATGCGTGGGGGCGGCGATCCTGGACGAGTATCGTTATCCCGTGGCGGCGATCACAGTGATGGCTCCGGCCTTTCGCCTGAAGCGTGACCAGTTCGAGAAGATGGGGCGTCTCTGCATGCAGGCTGCGGAAAACATCACGCGGAGGCTTTTGGCATGA
- a CDS encoding TIGR04222 domain-containing membrane protein — protein sequence MISIQCPPEVQATWEKLERFQLNDNQAVFGFAARLARENGWSHRFAERVIFEYKRFLLMTQHAGHPVTPSEEVDQAWHLHMVYTRSYWDGLCREVLGRPLHHEPTAGGVDEEAKFRRQYERTLESYARLFGQAAPADIWPPVEKRFQPMRSRWVDVSRHWLLPKPVWLKLPRTAVVQTAAVLMLGVVALVGCQPVMEVLDLRGEEFLKWYVVCFALALVASLVWPRVARAQGSRRMMPLTDRYDIAFLGGGGDRVVDAALAALYSLKLVNVDGSESPAKLWVEADMPIPEDLHEVEVRVLKAVPEREKVSPAEVRKALKPMMQEMQERLAEARVLESTPGLRRLRWLAALPLVTVMLVGMAKVYVGISRDRPVGFLVAFLIFSLVILLWRVSHLSRRTKDGERLWKEFKKSPPVTPSQVEKEGLMADPAQVAMLVALGGYGALQMPAYSSLHSALYRPASSDSGGGGCGSSSGCSGGSSGCGSSGCGGCGGGGGGGD from the coding sequence ATGATCTCAATCCAATGCCCGCCTGAAGTTCAGGCCACGTGGGAGAAGCTGGAAAGGTTCCAGCTCAATGACAACCAGGCCGTGTTCGGTTTTGCGGCCCGGCTGGCGCGCGAGAATGGCTGGAGTCACCGCTTTGCTGAACGGGTGATCTTTGAGTACAAGCGCTTTTTGCTGATGACGCAGCATGCGGGGCACCCGGTGACGCCGTCTGAGGAGGTGGACCAGGCCTGGCATCTGCACATGGTGTACACGCGCTCCTACTGGGACGGGCTGTGCCGGGAGGTGCTGGGGAGGCCGCTGCATCACGAGCCGACGGCGGGCGGGGTGGATGAGGAGGCTAAATTTCGCCGCCAGTATGAACGGACGCTGGAAAGCTATGCGCGCCTGTTTGGCCAGGCTGCCCCGGCGGACATTTGGCCGCCAGTGGAGAAGCGATTTCAGCCGATGCGCAGCCGCTGGGTGGATGTTTCCCGGCACTGGCTGCTGCCAAAACCAGTGTGGCTGAAGCTGCCTCGGACGGCGGTGGTGCAGACGGCGGCGGTGCTGATGCTGGGCGTGGTGGCCCTGGTGGGGTGCCAGCCGGTGATGGAGGTGCTGGACCTGCGGGGCGAGGAGTTTTTGAAATGGTATGTGGTGTGTTTTGCGCTGGCCTTGGTTGCATCGTTGGTTTGGCCACGGGTGGCGCGCGCTCAGGGCAGCCGGCGGATGATGCCGCTGACGGACCGTTATGACATCGCCTTTCTGGGGGGCGGTGGGGATCGCGTGGTGGATGCGGCCCTGGCGGCGCTTTACAGCCTGAAGCTGGTGAATGTGGATGGAAGCGAAAGTCCGGCGAAGCTGTGGGTGGAGGCTGACATGCCCATCCCGGAGGATCTGCACGAGGTGGAAGTGCGGGTGCTGAAGGCGGTGCCGGAGCGGGAGAAAGTGAGCCCGGCGGAAGTGCGCAAGGCCCTGAAACCGATGATGCAGGAGATGCAGGAGCGGCTGGCTGAAGCGCGAGTGCTGGAGAGCACGCCGGGTCTGCGAAGGCTGCGCTGGCTGGCGGCGCTGCCTCTGGTGACGGTGATGCTGGTGGGAATGGCGAAGGTGTATGTCGGCATTTCGCGGGATCGCCCAGTGGGGTTCCTGGTGGCGTTTTTGATCTTTTCCCTGGTGATCCTGCTGTGGCGGGTATCGCACCTGTCGCGGCGGACGAAGGATGGGGAGCGGCTGTGGAAGGAATTTAAAAAGAGCCCGCCGGTGACGCCGAGTCAGGTGGAAAAAGAAGGGCTGATGGCGGACCCGGCGCAGGTGGCGATGCTGGTGGCCCTGGGCGGCTATGGGGCGCTGCAGATGCCTGCGTACAGCAGCCTGCACTCGGCCTTGTATCGACCCGCCAGTTCAGATTCGGGCGGCGGCGGGTGCGGGTCGTCTTCGGGATGCAGCGGGGGCAGCTCTGGCTGTGGGAGCAGCGGCTGCGGTGGTTGTGGCGGTGGCGGCGGCGGAGGGGACTGA